The following are encoded together in the Tepidiforma bonchosmolovskayae genome:
- a CDS encoding NADH-quinone oxidoreductase subunit D: MIKSEPFVINIGPQHPSTHGVFRIKATVDGEKVIDAEMVMGYLHRSMEKLAEERTYTQNIPFTDRTDYLSSMSNNLGYCLAVEKLAGIEVPPRGNAIRVIMAELQRLASHCMAVGAFANDTGAWQTPVMWAFREREKILDIFEVTSGARLTCNYMRIGGVAFDLRPEFEPMVRRILRDFPPFIDEMEGLLSENEIFIARTRGVGVLTPEMAINSSLSGPMLRGSGIAWDIRKADPYCGYEQYDFDIPIGYNGDSYDRFIVRLEEMRQSLKIIQQALDGLPGGPFRTEVPLALRPPKGEAYARIESPRGELGYYLVSDEGPSPYRFHIRPPSFINLSALKEMTVGGTVADAIVVLGSIDIVVGEIDR, from the coding sequence ATCATCAAGAGCGAACCGTTCGTCATCAACATCGGGCCGCAGCACCCCTCGACCCACGGGGTCTTCCGCATCAAGGCGACCGTCGACGGCGAAAAAGTCATCGATGCCGAGATGGTGATGGGCTACCTCCACCGGTCGATGGAGAAGCTTGCCGAGGAGCGCACCTACACCCAAAACATCCCCTTCACCGACCGGACCGACTACCTGAGCAGCATGTCGAACAACCTCGGCTACTGCCTCGCGGTCGAAAAGCTGGCCGGCATCGAAGTTCCCCCCAGGGGCAATGCCATCCGCGTCATCATGGCTGAACTTCAGCGCCTCGCCAGCCACTGCATGGCCGTCGGTGCGTTCGCCAACGACACCGGCGCCTGGCAGACGCCCGTGATGTGGGCCTTCCGCGAGCGCGAAAAGATCCTCGATATCTTCGAGGTCACCTCTGGCGCACGCCTGACCTGCAACTACATGCGCATCGGGGGCGTCGCCTTCGACCTTCGGCCCGAATTCGAGCCGATGGTGCGCCGTATCCTCCGCGACTTCCCGCCCTTCATCGACGAAATGGAAGGGCTGCTCTCGGAGAACGAAATCTTCATCGCCCGGACCAGGGGCGTCGGTGTCCTCACTCCTGAGATGGCCATCAACAGCTCGCTCTCCGGTCCGATGCTCCGCGGGAGCGGCATCGCCTGGGACATCCGCAAGGCCGACCCGTACTGCGGCTACGAGCAGTACGACTTCGATATCCCAATCGGCTACAACGGCGACAGCTACGACCGCTTCATCGTCCGCCTCGAGGAGATGCGCCAGAGCCTGAAGATCATCCAGCAGGCGCTCGACGGCCTCCCCGGCGGACCCTTCCGCACCGAGGTGCCGCTTGCGCTTCGCCCGCCGAAGGGCGAGGCCTACGCCCGCATCGAGAGCCCACGCGGCGAACTGGGCTACTACCTCGTCTCCGACGAAGGTCCGTCCCCCTACCGCTTCCACATTCGGCCGCCATCATTCATCAACCTCTCCGCGCTGAAGGAGATGACGGTTGGCGGCACGGTCGCCGATGCCATCGTGGTCCTCGGCTCTATCGATATCGTCGTGGGGGAGATCGACCGGTGA
- the nuoL gene encoding NADH-quinone oxidoreductase subunit L, translating into MLFLAAEPAAASTPTIDQAVLWAIIACPLVAWALIAIYLRKLPAIAGYAAILGIGAAMVLSYVTLFNVIDADGGVAKYTHEWFTAGDLAVPLGVRVDGLTAVMLVVVTTVAFLVQVYSTGYMAGDPGYGRYFAHMCLFTTSMLGLVLADNLFQMFVFWELVGLCSYLLIGFWFHKPSAAAAAKKAFIVTRIGDLGLLAALLLIWTRAETFDVTAIQEWAASGEAKSTIVTLFALGLFAGAAGKSAQFPLHVWLPDAMEGPTPVSALIHAATMVAAGVYLVARFFPVFEASTDAANVVAWIGAITALLAATIALVQTDLKRVLAYSTVSQLGYMMLSLGALGYVAAIFHLFTHAFFKALLFLGSGSVNHATNTFDMRKMGGLRKAMPVTYWTFVIGSLSLAGIFPLAGFWSKDEILLDAWRHDRALWAIGAVVAFMTAFYMFRAIFLTFHGTYKGGEPVDHHDPDNHFHGDPAHPHESPWSMKGPLIVLAIPSIAAGWFAYDHMFKDFIEAALPEAGHHGSTFELGIAVSSTIVALAGIGTAYAIYIRRWVDSASIRATFAPLAIIFERKYFLDDLYEGLFVRRIFYGGWCRLLETFDRRVVDGIVNGTGQVGRLASDRLRAIQVGEVQSYGLGVAAGVIVIFIAVIVANPL; encoded by the coding sequence ATGCTGTTCCTCGCTGCCGAGCCTGCTGCTGCCTCGACGCCCACCATCGACCAGGCCGTGCTCTGGGCGATCATCGCCTGCCCGCTTGTCGCCTGGGCGCTCATCGCGATCTACCTCCGGAAGCTCCCGGCGATCGCCGGCTACGCGGCCATCCTCGGCATCGGCGCCGCAATGGTCCTCAGCTACGTCACGCTCTTCAACGTCATTGATGCCGACGGCGGTGTCGCGAAGTACACCCACGAGTGGTTCACGGCCGGCGACCTCGCGGTCCCGCTCGGCGTCCGGGTCGACGGCCTGACCGCAGTCATGCTCGTCGTGGTCACCACAGTGGCCTTCCTCGTGCAGGTCTACTCAACCGGCTACATGGCCGGCGACCCCGGCTACGGGCGGTATTTCGCCCATATGTGTCTCTTCACGACCTCGATGCTGGGGCTGGTGCTCGCCGACAACCTCTTCCAGATGTTCGTCTTCTGGGAGCTTGTGGGCCTCTGCTCCTACCTGCTCATCGGGTTCTGGTTCCACAAACCGAGCGCCGCTGCCGCCGCCAAGAAGGCGTTCATCGTCACCCGCATCGGCGACCTCGGCCTGCTCGCCGCGCTGCTCCTTATCTGGACGCGGGCCGAGACGTTCGACGTCACGGCCATCCAGGAGTGGGCTGCAAGCGGTGAAGCGAAGAGCACCATCGTCACGCTCTTTGCCCTCGGTCTCTTCGCCGGCGCCGCCGGCAAGTCGGCGCAGTTCCCGCTCCACGTCTGGTTGCCGGACGCAATGGAGGGCCCTACGCCCGTTTCCGCACTCATCCATGCAGCGACGATGGTCGCCGCCGGCGTCTACCTCGTTGCGCGCTTCTTCCCGGTGTTCGAAGCGTCGACCGATGCTGCTAACGTCGTCGCCTGGATCGGCGCCATCACCGCGCTCCTCGCCGCGACCATCGCACTGGTCCAGACCGACCTCAAGCGGGTGCTTGCCTATTCGACCGTATCGCAGCTCGGCTACATGATGCTGTCGCTCGGCGCGCTCGGCTACGTCGCGGCGATCTTCCACCTCTTCACCCATGCCTTTTTCAAGGCGCTCCTCTTCCTCGGCAGCGGCTCTGTCAACCACGCCACGAACACGTTCGACATGCGCAAGATGGGCGGTCTGCGGAAGGCCATGCCGGTGACCTACTGGACCTTCGTCATCGGCTCGCTCTCGCTTGCCGGGATCTTTCCCCTCGCCGGTTTCTGGTCGAAGGACGAAATCCTGCTCGACGCCTGGCGGCATGACCGGGCGCTTTGGGCGATTGGCGCAGTCGTCGCCTTCATGACCGCGTTCTACATGTTCCGGGCCATCTTCCTCACCTTCCACGGCACGTACAAAGGGGGCGAGCCCGTCGACCACCACGACCCGGACAACCATTTCCATGGCGACCCGGCCCACCCGCACGAGTCGCCCTGGTCGATGAAGGGCCCGCTCATCGTCCTGGCCATCCCCTCAATCGCCGCCGGGTGGTTCGCCTACGACCACATGTTCAAGGACTTCATCGAGGCTGCGCTGCCCGAGGCCGGCCACCACGGCAGCACCTTTGAGCTGGGTATCGCCGTCTCATCGACGATCGTTGCGCTCGCCGGCATCGGCACTGCCTACGCCATCTACATCCGCCGCTGGGTCGATTCGGCGTCCATCCGCGCCACCTTCGCACCGCTTGCCATCATCTTCGAGCGCAAGTACTTCCTGGATGACCTGTACGAAGGGCTGTTCGTCCGGCGCATCTTTTACGGCGGCTGGTGCCGCCTGCTCGAAACGTTCGACCGGCGGGTCGTCGACGGCATCGTCAACGGCACCGGCCAGGTCGGCCGCCTCGCGAGCGATCGCCTGCGCGCCATCCAGGTCGGCGAGGTGCAGTCGTACGGGCTGGGCGTGGCTGCCGGCGTGATCGTTATCTTCATCGCCGTCATCGTGGCGAATCCCCTCTAG
- a CDS encoding NADH-quinone oxidoreductase subunit A encodes MLYEYGHIGILVIIALIFPLGAVVTSWALQFVRIRPKSRPDLVRDDIYECGLRTEGPSLVQFNFRYYYIALLFVLLDVEIIFLFPWALVFDAVGWVGYGKGLLFIATFIIGGIYAWRKRALEWRL; translated from the coding sequence GTGCTGTACGAATACGGTCATATCGGCATCCTGGTCATCATCGCGCTGATCTTCCCGCTCGGCGCGGTCGTTACCTCGTGGGCGCTCCAGTTCGTCCGCATCCGGCCAAAGTCGCGGCCCGACCTGGTCCGCGATGACATCTACGAGTGCGGCCTGCGCACCGAGGGCCCCAGCCTCGTCCAGTTCAACTTCCGCTACTACTACATCGCCCTCCTGTTCGTCCTGCTCGACGTCGAAATCATCTTCCTCTTCCCCTGGGCACTGGTGTTCGACGCCGTCGGCTGGGTCGGATATGGCAAGGGCCTCCTCTTCATCGCAACCTTCATCATCGGCGGCATCTACGCCTGGCGAAAACGAGCCCTGGAGTGGCGCCTGTGA
- a CDS encoding enoyl-CoA hydratase/isomerase family protein, with protein sequence MHFRDILYSVHDGIARITLNKPEKLNALSWGSWAEIENALVMAEADDAVKVVVFTGAGRGFCAGTDLTTATREEDWPARPFTGRAGMMRSRYLATAQVYHCRKPTIAAVNGPCVGAGFSLAMACDIRIAAASARFSAIFVKRAIVADTGATWLLPRLVGTEWAYRLLYTGELIDAQKAREIGLVSEVVADEELPNAVNALAGSIARGPSVAIELMKRLVQEGATRGIDEQIELEQFLQQITHQTEDAAEGRQSFLEKREPVFKGR encoded by the coding sequence ATGCACTTCCGCGACATCCTCTACTCGGTCCACGATGGCATAGCCCGCATCACGCTGAACAAGCCCGAGAAGCTCAACGCCCTCTCCTGGGGCTCGTGGGCGGAGATTGAAAATGCCCTCGTGATGGCCGAAGCGGACGACGCCGTGAAGGTGGTCGTCTTCACCGGCGCAGGCCGCGGGTTCTGCGCCGGGACTGACCTGACCACGGCGACACGGGAAGAAGACTGGCCCGCCCGGCCGTTCACCGGCCGCGCGGGCATGATGCGGTCGCGCTACCTGGCCACGGCCCAGGTCTACCACTGCCGGAAGCCGACGATTGCGGCCGTGAACGGCCCGTGCGTCGGGGCCGGGTTCTCGCTGGCGATGGCCTGCGATATCCGCATCGCGGCCGCATCGGCCCGGTTCTCGGCGATTTTCGTCAAGCGCGCCATCGTGGCGGATACCGGGGCCACGTGGCTGCTGCCGCGGCTGGTCGGGACGGAGTGGGCGTACCGGCTGCTGTATACCGGCGAGCTGATCGACGCGCAGAAGGCGCGGGAGATTGGACTCGTGAGCGAGGTTGTGGCGGACGAGGAGCTGCCGAACGCGGTGAACGCCCTCGCCGGGTCGATTGCACGCGGCCCGAGCGTGGCGATTGAGCTGATGAAGCGGCTCGTCCAGGAGGGGGCGACGCGGGGGATCGACGAGCAGATCGAACTCGAGCAGTTCCTCCAGCAGATCACCCACCAGACGGAGGACGCCGCCGAAGGCCGCCAGTCGTTCCTCGAAAAGCGCGAACCGGTCTTCAAGGGCCGCTGA
- a CDS encoding acyl-CoA dehydrogenase family protein: protein MLFRDSPEHAAFRAEVRAFLDAELPRETWDMRNDREEMTPEEKEFTHQFRKKLAARGWLTMGWPSEFGGAGASYMTQTVYMEEMSAAGAPGAYDQGVWLAGPALMMHGTPEQQQRWLPRIRSADDHWCQLFSEPGAGSDLASLQTRAVRDGDVYVINGQKIWTSGAQEADWGILLARTDPEAPKHRGISYFMVDMRLPGITVRPLVNLMGSRHFCEVFFDDVRVPADCLVGEENRGWYIATTTLDQERSSINRVVMTRSTLYALIDYVREHPHLRTDVIRHELAERYLEFEIGRWLCYRVAQMQSEGKVPNAEASVSKIFGTELQRQMGITGLRVLGLPGQLEPGSRWAPLRGRIERWALAAPSYTIAGGTSEVNRNIIATRGLGLPRG, encoded by the coding sequence ATGCTCTTTCGCGACTCCCCCGAACATGCCGCCTTCCGCGCTGAGGTGCGCGCCTTCCTCGACGCCGAGCTCCCCCGCGAGACCTGGGACATGCGGAACGACCGGGAGGAGATGACACCGGAAGAGAAGGAGTTCACCCACCAGTTCCGGAAGAAGCTCGCTGCACGCGGCTGGCTGACCATGGGCTGGCCCAGTGAGTTCGGCGGCGCCGGCGCCAGCTACATGACCCAGACGGTCTACATGGAGGAGATGAGCGCAGCCGGCGCACCCGGCGCCTATGACCAGGGCGTGTGGCTCGCCGGACCGGCACTCATGATGCACGGCACCCCGGAGCAGCAGCAGCGCTGGCTCCCCCGGATCCGGTCCGCCGACGACCACTGGTGCCAGCTCTTCTCCGAACCCGGCGCCGGCTCAGACCTCGCCAGCCTCCAGACCCGCGCCGTGCGCGACGGCGACGTCTACGTTATCAACGGCCAGAAGATCTGGACCAGCGGCGCCCAGGAGGCAGACTGGGGCATCCTCCTCGCCCGCACCGACCCCGAGGCGCCAAAGCACCGCGGCATCAGCTACTTCATGGTGGACATGCGCCTCCCGGGCATCACTGTGCGGCCGCTCGTCAACCTCATGGGCAGCCGCCACTTCTGCGAGGTGTTCTTCGATGACGTCCGCGTCCCTGCCGATTGTCTCGTCGGCGAGGAGAACCGCGGCTGGTACATCGCCACCACGACGCTCGACCAGGAGCGCTCGAGCATCAACCGCGTCGTCATGACCCGGAGCACGCTTTACGCCCTCATCGACTACGTCCGCGAACACCCGCACCTCCGCACCGATGTCATCCGCCACGAGCTGGCCGAGCGGTACCTCGAGTTCGAAATCGGGCGCTGGCTCTGCTACCGCGTCGCCCAGATGCAGAGCGAAGGCAAGGTCCCCAATGCCGAGGCCTCGGTCTCGAAAATCTTCGGGACCGAACTGCAGCGGCAGATGGGCATCACCGGGCTCCGCGTCCTCGGCCTGCCCGGCCAGCTCGAGCCCGGCTCCCGCTGGGCTCCGCTCCGGGGCCGCATCGAGCGGTGGGCGCTCGCTGCACCGAGCTACACCATCGCCGGCGGCACGAGCGAGGTGAACCGGAACATCATCGCCACCCGCGGCCTGGGGCTCCCGCGCGGCTAG
- a CDS encoding NADH-quinone oxidoreductase subunit C, whose translation MTRELTGPEAAALAEALVPGSVDRTTATACYLKSDRLVETLRALRDDPEANLVHLTNLCGVDYWDHFEVVYHIQSFEKNHIALYKVEAWGRENPEVPSVTPVFHGAWMQECEAYDLLGIRFTGHPNLYRILLWEGYPGWPLRKDFLSMPGGLQPGLGEFAGVARRQEPPVKVIE comes from the coding sequence GTGACCCGCGAACTCACCGGTCCCGAAGCCGCAGCCCTCGCCGAAGCGCTCGTTCCCGGTTCGGTCGACCGCACGACCGCAACAGCCTGCTATCTGAAATCTGATCGCCTTGTCGAGACCCTCCGCGCCCTCCGCGATGACCCCGAGGCCAACCTCGTTCACCTGACCAATCTCTGCGGCGTCGACTACTGGGACCATTTCGAAGTGGTCTATCACATCCAGTCGTTCGAGAAGAACCATATCGCGCTCTACAAGGTCGAGGCCTGGGGCCGCGAGAACCCCGAAGTACCGAGCGTCACCCCGGTCTTTCACGGCGCCTGGATGCAGGAGTGCGAGGCCTACGACCTGCTCGGGATCCGCTTCACCGGGCACCCGAACCTCTACCGCATCCTCCTCTGGGAGGGCTACCCCGGCTGGCCCCTGCGCAAGGACTTCCTCTCGATGCCCGGCGGGCTCCAGCCCGGTCTCGGCGAATTCGCCGGCGTCGCCCGGCGGCAGGAACCGCCCGTGAAGGTGATCGAATGA
- a CDS encoding NAD(P)H-hydrate epimerase → MPVKPDPPGFPQRRCADVCSVTAAQMRDVQRLAQEEFGLDILQLTENAGRSAALLAFAMLGGRGRGQRVVVLAGGGNKGAAGLAAIRHLANWGCRVEPVISGVEEEVSFTARRQMHILRQSGLLQPADLDASEVTLEEQLANADLVIDALVGYGLEGPPVGVAAAVTRLAIESRRPILALDVPTGVNATTGEVSTPAIRAVTTLMLDLPKRGCLESQARGMVGELYLADIGIPLSVHQRLGIPVGQLYAEGPIVRLRR, encoded by the coding sequence ATGCCCGTCAAGCCCGACCCGCCCGGCTTTCCCCAGCGGCGCTGCGCCGATGTCTGCAGCGTCACGGCCGCCCAGATGCGCGACGTCCAGCGGCTCGCGCAGGAAGAGTTCGGGCTCGATATCCTCCAGCTGACCGAGAACGCCGGCAGGAGCGCCGCGCTCCTCGCGTTCGCGATGCTGGGCGGCCGGGGACGAGGCCAGCGCGTGGTCGTGCTTGCCGGCGGCGGCAACAAAGGCGCCGCCGGTCTGGCGGCAATCCGCCACCTCGCCAACTGGGGCTGCCGCGTCGAACCGGTCATCAGCGGCGTCGAGGAAGAGGTCTCGTTCACGGCACGCCGCCAGATGCACATCCTCCGCCAGAGCGGCCTCCTTCAGCCTGCCGACCTCGACGCAAGCGAAGTGACGCTCGAGGAGCAGCTGGCAAACGCCGACCTCGTCATCGACGCACTCGTGGGCTACGGTCTCGAAGGTCCGCCGGTTGGTGTGGCGGCGGCGGTCACCCGCCTCGCCATCGAATCCCGGCGGCCCATCCTTGCGCTCGATGTGCCGACCGGCGTCAACGCCACCACGGGCGAGGTGAGCACGCCCGCCATCCGCGCGGTCACCACCCTCATGCTCGACCTGCCAAAGCGCGGCTGCCTCGAGTCCCAGGCGCGCGGGATGGTTGGCGAACTCTACCTCGCCGATATCGGCATCCCGCTTAGTGTCCACCAGCGCCTCGGCATCCCGGTCGGCCAGCTGTACGCCGAGGGCCCCATCGTGCGCCTCCGCCGGTAG
- the nuoH gene encoding NADH-quinone oxidoreductase subunit NuoH, with protein sequence MTPFLVSDKWYDIRDLGNLSRALLDAADRILPGGVVYVLAALIGFVASFLLFVLPSQLIIGVYGERRIIGRMQSRLGPNRVGPFGLLQPIADAIKLIQKEALTPTQADRVVMYIAPIIFVMPAVLLWAVIPFGENMVIADIPVSLMYFLAVSALPVIATFMAGWSSNNKYSLFGAMRIVSMAISYESPLVLALLGAVIMSGTISLSGMVAWADEYTIWMVFVQPLALVIYFICVSAELNRTPVDIAEAESEIVAGYLTEYSGMKWGLFYGMDIGYALAASGFAATVFLGGWTLFGLEKWVPGWMIFIGKTHLFYFLFIWTRGTLPRLRADQLMAFAWKFLLPLGVFNLLIVSTERMLWAEQDYAKGLIYVFALVNIVLSVGLVYAWARFNGYRPERTPTRPRLVKQAGGYIPVGERP encoded by the coding sequence GTGACCCCGTTCCTTGTTTCCGACAAGTGGTACGACATTCGTGACCTGGGGAACCTCTCCCGCGCACTTCTCGATGCCGCCGACAGGATCCTCCCCGGCGGGGTGGTCTACGTCCTCGCTGCACTCATCGGATTCGTCGCGAGCTTCCTCCTGTTCGTCCTCCCCTCCCAGCTCATCATCGGCGTCTACGGCGAACGGCGGATCATCGGCCGAATGCAGTCGCGCCTGGGGCCGAACCGCGTCGGCCCGTTCGGCCTGCTCCAGCCCATCGCCGACGCCATCAAGCTCATCCAGAAGGAAGCGCTCACCCCGACGCAGGCCGACCGCGTCGTCATGTACATCGCGCCGATCATCTTTGTGATGCCGGCGGTCCTGCTCTGGGCGGTTATCCCGTTCGGCGAGAACATGGTCATCGCCGACATCCCCGTCAGCCTGATGTACTTCCTCGCGGTCTCGGCCCTCCCGGTCATTGCGACCTTTATGGCGGGCTGGAGTTCGAACAACAAGTACAGCCTGTTCGGCGCCATGCGCATCGTTTCGATGGCGATCAGCTACGAGTCCCCGCTTGTCCTGGCGCTCCTCGGCGCCGTCATCATGAGCGGCACCATCAGCCTCTCGGGCATGGTCGCCTGGGCGGATGAGTACACCATCTGGATGGTGTTCGTGCAGCCGCTGGCGCTCGTCATCTACTTCATCTGCGTCAGCGCGGAGCTGAACCGCACCCCGGTTGACATCGCGGAGGCCGAGTCCGAAATCGTTGCCGGCTACCTCACCGAGTACTCGGGCATGAAGTGGGGCCTCTTCTACGGCATGGATATCGGCTACGCGCTGGCCGCCTCCGGTTTTGCTGCGACCGTGTTCCTCGGCGGCTGGACGCTCTTCGGTCTTGAGAAGTGGGTGCCGGGCTGGATGATCTTCATCGGCAAGACCCACCTCTTCTACTTCCTCTTCATCTGGACCCGCGGCACCCTCCCGCGCCTGCGCGCCGACCAGCTCATGGCGTTCGCCTGGAAGTTCCTGCTCCCGCTGGGCGTCTTCAATCTCCTCATCGTCAGCACCGAGCGGATGCTCTGGGCCGAGCAGGACTACGCGAAGGGCCTCATCTACGTTTTCGCGCTGGTGAACATCGTCCTCTCCGTCGGGCTGGTGTACGCGTGGGCGCGGTTCAACGGCTACCGACCCGAACGGACTCCTACCCGTCCGCGGCTCGTCAAGCAGGCCGGCGGCTACATCCCGGTCGGGGAGCGCCCCTGA
- the queF gene encoding preQ(1) synthase, with product MNPKNTFRTDGTIDAFDNQFPGRDYVIEFIAPEFTSVCPMTGQPDFGTIRVTYVPDRKCIELRSFKFYLHAFRNRGIFYEDVVNTILDDIVAAVQPRSATVTGEFNTRGGISARVTASYPSRPSGA from the coding sequence ATGAACCCGAAGAACACCTTTCGCACCGACGGCACGATCGACGCCTTCGACAACCAGTTCCCCGGCCGCGACTACGTCATCGAGTTCATCGCGCCGGAGTTCACCAGCGTGTGCCCGATGACGGGACAGCCCGATTTCGGCACCATCCGGGTTACCTACGTCCCCGACCGCAAGTGCATCGAACTCCGCAGTTTCAAGTTCTACCTGCACGCCTTCCGCAACCGGGGCATCTTCTATGAAGACGTCGTGAACACCATTCTCGATGACATCGTCGCGGCGGTGCAGCCGCGCTCGGCGACGGTCACCGGAGAGTTCAACACACGCGGAGGCATCAGCGCCCGTGTCACTGCTTCGTACCCGTCTCGGCCTTCCGGGGCATGA
- a CDS encoding fumarate hydratase, producing MREVPAELITETVARLAIEATHFLPEDVEGAIRAARQTERSPLAVQIIDEILENAQVARERMLPLCQDTGTAVVLLEIGQDVHITGGYIIDAVNEGIRRGYSEGYLRKSIAARPFSARTNTGDNTPGVIHTEIVPGDQVKIMFMPKGGGCENMSRYQNFLPGMGKQAIIDFVCETVDISGGNPCPPLIIGVGVGGTAEKAMMMAKHALFRKIGERSPDPEVAELEQELLKAVNELGVGPQAVGGTTTALDVFVETYPTHITALPVAVNIQCHSARTKQAVI from the coding sequence ATGCGAGAGGTTCCAGCTGAGCTGATTACCGAGACGGTGGCGCGCCTTGCCATCGAAGCCACCCACTTCCTCCCCGAGGACGTCGAGGGGGCCATCCGGGCGGCGCGGCAGACCGAGCGGTCGCCGCTGGCGGTCCAGATCATCGACGAGATTCTCGAGAACGCGCAGGTCGCTCGGGAGCGGATGCTGCCCCTGTGCCAGGACACAGGGACGGCGGTCGTCCTCCTCGAGATCGGGCAGGACGTCCACATCACCGGCGGCTACATCATCGACGCGGTCAACGAGGGGATCCGGCGCGGGTACAGCGAGGGCTACCTGCGCAAGTCGATCGCGGCGCGGCCGTTCAGTGCCCGGACCAACACCGGCGACAATACACCGGGGGTCATCCACACCGAAATCGTCCCGGGCGACCAGGTGAAGATCATGTTCATGCCGAAGGGCGGCGGCTGCGAAAACATGTCCCGCTACCAGAACTTCCTGCCGGGCATGGGCAAGCAGGCGATCATCGACTTCGTCTGCGAGACGGTCGACATCTCCGGCGGCAACCCCTGCCCGCCGCTCATCATCGGCGTCGGCGTCGGCGGAACGGCCGAGAAGGCGATGATGATGGCGAAGCACGCGCTCTTCCGGAAAATCGGCGAACGCAGCCCGGACCCCGAGGTGGCCGAACTCGAGCAGGAGCTGCTCAAAGCGGTCAACGAACTGGGCGTCGGGCCGCAGGCGGTCGGCGGAACGACGACGGCGCTGGATGTCTTTGTCGAGACCTACCCCACGCACATCACCGCCCTGCCGGTGGCGGTGAACATCCAGTGCCACAGCGCGCGGACGAAGCAGGCGGTCATCTGA
- a CDS encoding NADH-quinone oxidoreductase subunit J family protein, which yields MDGFGVSLAFWVLAAITLVAAGGVMVSRNLLHAVLFLILTFVGVAGFFVLLSADFIAMAQVIIYVGAIAVLVLFAVLLTPRASRDNGETRWALPGMLLAVCLAAIFLFVIHDTAWKTRDGVPQGLSASDLGTALLTTWVVPFEIASVLLTAALVGAIMLTRSPEEEAEDALA from the coding sequence ATGGACGGCTTTGGCGTCTCGCTCGCGTTCTGGGTGCTGGCGGCCATCACGCTCGTCGCTGCCGGCGGCGTCATGGTCTCGCGCAACCTCCTGCACGCCGTGCTCTTCCTTATCCTCACGTTCGTCGGCGTTGCCGGGTTCTTCGTCCTGCTCTCCGCCGACTTCATCGCGATGGCGCAGGTCATCATCTATGTCGGCGCTATCGCTGTCCTCGTCCTGTTCGCCGTGCTCCTTACGCCGCGCGCCAGCCGCGATAACGGCGAGACACGCTGGGCGCTGCCCGGCATGCTCCTCGCGGTCTGTCTGGCGGCCATCTTCCTGTTCGTCATCCACGATACCGCCTGGAAGACGAGGGACGGCGTCCCGCAGGGCCTCTCGGCGAGCGACCTCGGGACCGCGCTCCTCACCACATGGGTTGTCCCGTTCGAAATCGCCAGCGTGCTCCTGACCGCCGCCCTGGTCGGCGCCATCATGCTGACCCGCAGCCCGGAAGAAGAAGCGGAGGACGCACTCGCATGA
- the nuoK gene encoding NADH-quinone oxidoreductase subunit NuoK: protein MTPGIEHFLTVGALLFCLGLAIALSKRNAVGVLMGVELMLNAVNLTLITFSRFTVSPNPIAGHTFVVFVLTVAAAEAAVALALAVAVYRNRETIDVDRLNLLRS from the coding sequence ATGACCCCCGGCATCGAACACTTCCTCACCGTGGGAGCCCTGCTCTTCTGTCTTGGTCTGGCCATTGCGCTCAGCAAGCGGAATGCCGTCGGCGTGCTGATGGGCGTCGAACTCATGCTCAACGCCGTCAACCTGACCCTCATCACCTTCTCACGGTTCACGGTCAGCCCCAATCCCATCGCCGGGCACACCTTTGTCGTGTTTGTCCTCACGGTGGCCGCCGCCGAGGCCGCCGTCGCGCTGGCGCTCGCCGTCGCCGTCTATCGCAACCGGGAGACGATCGATGTCGACCGGCTCAATCTCCTCAGGTCGTGA